A genomic segment from Deltaproteobacteria bacterium encodes:
- a CDS encoding NlpC/P60 family protein: MMKRQIFLWMGLIVLFTAFCLSQEVFAKEYKVRRGDSLAKISKKLGVTTQALMETNGLTSNALKPKQVLIIPDNGKKKIAKSKKVHSNRADSYVVKKGETLQVIAKKTGYSVNEIRRLNHVNARSLKIGQRLVLTRHGPVRELAVARTDETDEFVDDDDLLGDDEDLVMNDDLVKAENDIETSSELLGTWNSSHERSLFIRVAKGFMGAPYRLGGSSVRGLDCSAFVKKIYEFFDVSLPRTAREQAHVGKHVSRDELKEGDLVFFNTRRAFGHVGIYIGNNEFVHASSGRGRMVRIDTLDKPYYDKRFVKAVRIKGLDGGV, from the coding sequence ATGATGAAACGGCAGATTTTCCTATGGATGGGACTGATTGTCCTGTTCACTGCATTTTGCCTCAGTCAGGAGGTTTTTGCAAAGGAATATAAAGTCAGACGTGGCGACTCTCTCGCCAAGATTTCAAAAAAGCTCGGTGTTACTACTCAGGCCTTGATGGAAACCAATGGTTTGACAAGCAATGCCCTCAAACCCAAACAAGTCCTTATCATTCCGGATAACGGCAAGAAAAAAATCGCAAAATCAAAGAAGGTTCATTCCAATAGAGCGGATTCCTATGTAGTCAAAAAGGGAGAGACCCTTCAAGTCATTGCGAAGAAAACCGGCTACTCGGTTAATGAAATCAGAAGGTTAAATCATGTAAATGCAAGATCCTTGAAAATAGGGCAACGGCTCGTCCTGACAAGGCATGGCCCCGTGAGAGAGTTGGCGGTGGCGAGAACTGATGAAACAGATGAATTTGTCGATGACGATGATCTGCTGGGTGACGATGAAGACCTTGTCATGAATGATGACTTGGTGAAAGCGGAAAATGACATTGAGACAAGCTCTGAATTATTAGGCACATGGAACAGCTCCCATGAACGGTCATTATTCATCCGGGTTGCCAAAGGATTTATGGGCGCTCCTTATCGATTAGGGGGATCATCCGTCAGAGGGTTAGATTGTTCCGCATTCGTAAAAAAGATTTATGAATTTTTTGACGTCAGCCTTCCCCGAACAGCAAGGGAACAGGCACATGTAGGGAAGCACGTATCGAGAGATGAGCTGAAGGAAGGTGACCTTGTCTTCTTCAATACGAGACGGGCATTTGGCCATGTGGGAATATATATCGGAAACAACGAATTCGTTCATGCGTCATCTGGCCGGGGGAGAATGGTCAGGATAGATACGCTCGACAAGCCTTACTACGACAAACGCTTTGTCAAAGCCGTCAGAATTAAAGGGTTGGATGGCGGAGTATAA
- a CDS encoding OmpA family protein, which yields MLKKLLSFGIILMFSFFMSGCLVTEGTYLKKVAEADGQAKVLASLQQRYSDLTKENTALKDKIKNLTADRDQLKEAFAGATKEKEELDKVLKSKSDDLSKIITDMRQKNANLEAENSKLKENIAELKKKEEAVESESNTYKQLMQEMKGEVAKGQITISELKGKLTLDVVDKILFASGQAEVTREGLAVLQRVIDILKNVKDKAIRIEGHTDTIKIKGMLARQYPTNWELSAARAINVTKYLQQQGIDPVLLSATAYGEYKPIAGNDTSEGRAKNRRIAIILLPKE from the coding sequence ATGCTTAAAAAATTACTATCGTTCGGAATTATTCTAATGTTTTCCTTTTTTATGAGCGGATGCCTGGTAACCGAAGGGACGTACTTGAAGAAAGTTGCAGAGGCAGACGGTCAGGCAAAAGTACTCGCATCTCTCCAGCAGAGATACAGTGACCTTACAAAAGAAAATACCGCGCTGAAAGACAAGATCAAAAATCTGACGGCGGATAGAGATCAACTGAAAGAAGCTTTTGCCGGCGCGACCAAGGAAAAGGAAGAATTGGATAAGGTCTTAAAATCCAAATCTGATGATCTTTCAAAGATTATAACAGATATGAGACAGAAAAATGCTAACCTCGAAGCTGAAAATTCAAAACTGAAGGAAAATATTGCTGAGCTGAAAAAGAAAGAGGAAGCGGTTGAGTCTGAGAGTAATACTTATAAACAGTTGATGCAGGAAATGAAGGGTGAGGTTGCCAAGGGGCAGATCACAATTTCAGAACTCAAAGGAAAACTGACCCTGGATGTGGTAGATAAAATTCTTTTTGCCTCCGGACAGGCGGAGGTAACAAGGGAGGGGCTGGCAGTTCTGCAAAGGGTCATCGATATCCTCAAAAATGTGAAGGATAAGGCAATCCGAATTGAGGGGCATACTGACACTATAAAAATAAAAGGCATGCTTGCCAGACAGTATCCCACCAACTGGGAACTCTCGGCGGCCCGTGCCATCAATGTCACAAAATATTTACAGCAGCAGGGAATTGATCCTGTACTCTTATCCGCCACGGCTTATGGTGAATACAAGCCGATTGCAGGTAACGACACTTCGGAAGGACGGGCCAAGAACCGAAGAATTGCCATTATTCTCCTTCCAAAGGAGTGA
- a CDS encoding aconitate hydratase, producing the protein MGKTITEKISEAHIVTGRFIPGVELGIRIDQTLTQDATGTMAYLQFESMNIPRVRTELSVSYIDHNTIQIGFENADDHRYLQTVAQKYGIYLSRAGNGICHQVHLERFGKPGKTLLGSDSHTPTGGAMGMLAIGAGGLDVALSMAGEPFFLTCPKIVRINLIGTLPPWISAKDIILKVLEIFTTKGNVGCVFEYGGDGTATLSVPERATIANMGAECGVTSSVFPSDEMTRIFLKAQQRDGDWQELRADPDAEYERIVDINLSELVPLTARPHSPDNISTVRDAGKIEVNQVCIGSCTNSSYKDLVTVAKILKGKAVHPGVSFIIAPGSRQVLENLAEEGYLADLIRAGARLMETACGFCIGNGQSPQTKSVSLRTSNRNFVGRSGTFDAEVYLVSPETAAAAVITGRFTDPRDLSISYPEVRMPERFTIDDSMIMKPEDTRDPSSIEIYRGPNIGAPPRNDPFPDVINGEVTIKVGDKITTDHIIPAGKRMKYRSNIPKYSEYFFEILDGHFYKRARKIQNKGRHNIIVAGLSYGQGSSREHAAICPMFLSVKAVIAKSFERIHSANLINFGILPLTFQDEGDYDRINQGDSLEIPDVREIIEANSTMIVKNVSGGVSFEVSYALSDRQKRILLAGGALNLRHT; encoded by the coding sequence ATGGGCAAGACGATTACCGAGAAGATTAGTGAAGCGCACATAGTCACCGGTAGATTCATTCCGGGCGTCGAACTTGGTATCAGAATCGATCAAACACTGACGCAGGATGCCACAGGGACGATGGCCTATCTACAGTTCGAGTCAATGAACATCCCGCGGGTCAGGACGGAGTTGTCGGTAAGCTATATTGATCACAATACCATTCAAATCGGGTTTGAAAATGCGGATGACCACAGGTACCTGCAAACTGTCGCACAGAAGTACGGAATATACCTGTCGCGGGCAGGGAATGGGATTTGTCACCAGGTGCACTTAGAACGGTTTGGAAAACCGGGGAAAACCCTCCTTGGCTCTGACAGCCACACCCCCACAGGGGGAGCAATGGGCATGCTGGCCATCGGGGCAGGCGGCCTTGATGTAGCCCTGTCGATGGCGGGGGAGCCCTTCTTCCTTACGTGCCCTAAAATAGTCAGGATCAATCTTATCGGTACACTCCCCCCCTGGATCTCTGCCAAGGATATCATCCTGAAGGTTCTTGAGATATTTACGACAAAAGGAAACGTCGGGTGCGTTTTTGAATACGGGGGAGACGGTACGGCAACCCTGTCCGTACCGGAAAGGGCGACAATCGCGAACATGGGAGCGGAATGCGGTGTAACGAGTTCTGTTTTTCCGAGCGATGAAATGACAAGGATTTTTTTAAAAGCCCAGCAGCGGGACGGCGACTGGCAGGAATTAAGAGCCGACCCTGATGCGGAATATGAACGGATCGTTGATATCAACCTCTCTGAACTGGTTCCCCTCACCGCAAGACCGCACAGCCCGGATAATATCAGCACCGTGAGAGATGCAGGGAAAATTGAGGTGAACCAGGTTTGCATCGGAAGCTGTACGAATTCATCCTATAAAGACCTGGTAACGGTCGCGAAGATTTTAAAAGGAAAAGCGGTTCACCCAGGGGTCAGCTTTATCATCGCCCCGGGCTCAAGACAGGTTTTGGAAAATCTTGCCGAAGAGGGTTATCTTGCAGACCTCATCCGGGCAGGGGCACGGCTTATGGAAACTGCTTGCGGATTCTGCATCGGCAACGGCCAGAGTCCGCAGACAAAAAGTGTATCTCTCCGGACATCGAACAGGAATTTCGTAGGCAGGTCAGGCACATTTGACGCGGAAGTTTATCTTGTAAGCCCGGAAACTGCGGCAGCCGCAGTTATTACCGGCAGATTCACCGATCCCCGTGACCTCAGCATCAGCTATCCTGAAGTGAGAATGCCCGAACGGTTCACCATTGATGACAGTATGATCATGAAGCCCGAAGACACCAGGGATCCATCCTCCATAGAAATCTACAGGGGCCCCAATATCGGCGCCCCTCCCAGGAATGACCCCTTTCCCGATGTGATTAACGGTGAAGTAACGATCAAGGTTGGGGATAAAATCACCACCGATCATATCATCCCCGCCGGCAAACGAATGAAATATCGATCAAACATACCCAAGTATTCAGAGTACTTTTTTGAAATTCTGGATGGGCATTTCTATAAACGTGCCCGAAAAATTCAGAATAAGGGAAGGCACAACATCATTGTCGCCGGGCTTTCATACGGGCAGGGTTCGTCGAGAGAACATGCTGCGATATGCCCGATGTTTCTTAGTGTGAAAGCAGTTATTGCGAAGTCCTTCGAGAGAATCCATTCAGCGAACCTGATCAACTTCGGTATCCTCCCCCTCACCTTTCAAGACGAAGGAGACTACGACCGCATCAACCAGGGGGACAGCCTTGAGATACCGGATGTCAGAGAAATCATCGAGGCAAACAGCACAATGATCGTAAAAAATGTCTCCGGGGGTGTATCATTTGAGGTCAGTTACGCTCTTTCCGACAGGCAGAAAAGGATACTGCTCGCAGGCGGCGCACTTAATCTGAGGCACACCTGA
- a CDS encoding SAM-dependent methyltransferase, with amino-acid sequence MTFEINLNVRGNEMFQCLKRVTYRVSDIEKAKNWYRTILDTEPTFDSPFAVVFPIGNSGLVLTPNANSPSNSDDTVVAYWGIDDIDFAYKKLLQFGAAPHTEIHSVFGTRVATVLDPFGNILGIITTNVDAKKRSVEQQPSETALGAVFLRTLASIDEREEIRGNDTIAEIFLTESQRIRLKDPAVRKWVMKNPPGMYEYLIARTAFFDDIVEQALRENIPQIVFLGAGYDSRPYRFKDLIKETRVFELDIHTTQQRKKELLHQANISLPEQLIFVSINFNKDTLRDVLFQAGYDKNQKSLFVWEGVTYYLPARVVDDTLNFIRSNSPSGSTICFDYSSRWPEMLDSFGVRELMEFMKRNHPGEPTQFGIEKGKIVSFLSDRGYKIIDHLEALDMERLYLTLRGGSSVGKVPALLCFVSAAVLD; translated from the coding sequence GTGACATTTGAAATCAATCTCAACGTTAGAGGAAACGAAATGTTTCAGTGTTTAAAAAGAGTAACTTACCGGGTTTCAGATATTGAAAAAGCAAAAAATTGGTATCGCACAATTCTCGATACAGAACCCACTTTTGATTCACCCTTTGCTGTGGTTTTTCCAATTGGAAATTCCGGTTTAGTCCTTACTCCAAATGCAAATTCCCCATCAAACAGCGATGACACTGTTGTGGCCTATTGGGGGATTGATGATATTGATTTTGCGTATAAAAAGCTGCTTCAATTTGGCGCGGCTCCGCATACTGAAATTCATTCTGTTTTCGGTACAAGGGTAGCAACTGTATTAGATCCGTTTGGCAACATTTTGGGGATAATAACCACAAACGTAGATGCAAAAAAGAGGTCTGTTGAACAACAACCCTCAGAAACAGCTCTGGGGGCTGTCTTTTTGCGTACTCTTGCTTCTATTGATGAGAGAGAAGAGATTCGAGGCAATGATACCATCGCAGAAATATTTCTCACTGAGAGTCAAAGAATACGCCTGAAAGACCCCGCTGTAAGGAAATGGGTGATGAAAAACCCTCCCGGTATGTACGAATACTTAATTGCCCGCACAGCCTTCTTTGACGATATTGTAGAACAGGCCCTGCGGGAAAATATTCCTCAAATCGTATTTCTGGGAGCGGGATACGATAGCAGACCCTATCGTTTCAAGGACCTTATCAAAGAAACCAGGGTCTTTGAATTAGATATCCACACTACTCAGCAACGTAAAAAGGAATTATTGCATCAAGCAAATATTTCACTACCGGAACAACTCATTTTTGTTTCCATCAATTTTAACAAAGACACCCTTAGAGATGTTTTATTTCAGGCAGGTTATGATAAAAATCAAAAATCACTTTTTGTCTGGGAGGGCGTCACATATTACCTGCCGGCCAGGGTTGTTGATGATACCCTGAATTTTATCAGGTCGAATTCACCTTCCGGCAGCACTATTTGCTTTGACTATAGTTCTCGATGGCCTGAGATGTTGGATTCATTTGGAGTGAGAGAATTAATGGAATTTATGAAACGTAATCATCCCGGTGAACCTACCCAATTCGGAATAGAGAAAGGGAAAATAGTATCTTTTTTGTCAGATAGGGGATATAAAATTATTGATCATCTGGAAGCATTGGATATGGAAAGGTTGTATCTAACACTCCGTGGCGGTTCATCTGTTGGGAAAGTGCCGGCCCTTCTCTGTTTTGTGAGCGCAGCGGTCTTAGATTAA
- a CDS encoding NADP-dependent isocitrate dehydrogenase — protein sequence MEKIKVRGTIVEIDGDEMTRIMWKMVKDKLLLPYLAMDIEYYDLHIANRDATDDRVTIDAARAIMRHGIGVKCATITPNEDRVSEYNLRQLWKSPNGTIRAMLDGTVFRKPIPVKNIRPSVSTWKKPITIGRHAYGDVYSNTEMRIPSPGKAEIVFTPDGGGPPVRHTIKEFTGPGIVQGIHNTDESIESFAKACFTFALDQKIDLWFSTKDTISKTYDARFRDIFEEEYEKNWKEKFAHSGISYFFTLIDDAVARIIKSEGGILWALKNYDGDVMSDMIAAANGSLAMMTSVLVSPHGSFEYEAAHGTVQKHYYKHLRGEETSTNSMALIFAWSGCLRKRGELDSTPEVVSFADKLEEAAILTVTSGIMTGDLLLVADKNPNNIKVHTEGFIDAIAENLRKKLLC from the coding sequence ATGGAGAAGATAAAGGTCAGGGGTACCATCGTCGAGATAGATGGCGATGAAATGACCAGAATAATGTGGAAGATGGTTAAGGACAAACTGCTTCTTCCCTATCTTGCGATGGACATTGAATACTACGATCTTCACATCGCAAACCGTGATGCAACCGATGACCGGGTTACGATCGACGCAGCCAGGGCCATTATGAGGCATGGTATAGGAGTCAAATGTGCGACGATCACCCCGAATGAAGACCGGGTCAGTGAATACAATCTCAGGCAGCTATGGAAAAGTCCGAATGGAACGATCAGGGCTATGCTCGACGGAACGGTATTCAGGAAGCCGATTCCCGTAAAAAATATCCGCCCGTCCGTTTCCACGTGGAAGAAACCCATCACCATAGGAAGGCATGCCTACGGCGATGTTTACAGCAATACTGAGATGCGCATACCCTCTCCGGGAAAGGCAGAGATTGTTTTTACGCCCGATGGAGGAGGCCCGCCGGTCAGACACACCATCAAGGAATTCACAGGCCCGGGGATTGTCCAGGGCATCCACAATACCGACGAGTCCATAGAAAGTTTCGCTAAAGCCTGCTTTACCTTTGCCCTCGATCAGAAAATCGATCTATGGTTCAGCACCAAGGATACCATCTCCAAAACCTACGACGCCCGGTTCAGGGATATATTTGAGGAAGAATACGAGAAGAACTGGAAGGAAAAATTCGCACATTCCGGTATCTCATATTTTTTTACCCTCATCGATGATGCGGTGGCCCGAATCATAAAGTCGGAGGGAGGTATCCTCTGGGCCCTTAAAAACTATGACGGCGACGTGATGTCCGACATGATCGCGGCGGCAAACGGAAGCCTTGCCATGATGACATCCGTCCTCGTCTCTCCTCACGGCTCCTTCGAGTATGAAGCCGCCCACGGCACGGTACAGAAACACTACTACAAACACCTCAGGGGGGAGGAAACATCCACAAACTCCATGGCTCTCATCTTCGCATGGTCAGGGTGTTTACGCAAGCGCGGCGAGCTTGATTCCACCCCGGAGGTGGTTTCATTTGCAGACAAACTTGAAGAAGCAGCCATTTTAACCGTGACCTCCGGGATCATGACCGGTGATCTCCTCCTTGTAGCAGACAAGAACCCCAACAATATAAAAGTGCATACGGAAGGATTCATTGATGCCATTGCTGAAAACCTTCGAAAAAAACTTCTCTGTTAA
- the rlmN gene encoding 23S rRNA (adenine(2503)-C(2))-methyltransferase RlmN, with translation MPLLKTFEKNFSVKPNLKDMSLEEIEVFISHFGKEKYRARQLMKWLYQLNAGSFEEMTNLSKAFRIQIQELARIADPEIERTQISKDGTKKILFRLEDGLFIESVLISGKNHWTICVSTQAGCRMGCTFCMTGKQGFKRNLLPSEITGQITMLRTSMPEGDNIKNIVMMGMGEPLANYENTVKAIRIITSDFGFGFSNRKITVSTCGVAPMIGQLGKDICVNLAISLNAPDNKTRDMLMPINRTYPLKILLDACRNYPMPGRRMLTFEYILIAGINDSPEDARKLALLLKGIRCKLNLIAFNEYPGSTFRTPSEEKIKAFQHVLLNHHYTSIIRASKGSDILAACGQLSGQANERG, from the coding sequence ATGCCATTGCTGAAAACCTTCGAAAAAAACTTCTCTGTTAAACCGAACCTGAAAGACATGTCTCTCGAGGAGATCGAAGTCTTTATCTCGCATTTCGGCAAGGAGAAATACCGGGCGCGTCAGCTCATGAAGTGGCTCTACCAGTTGAACGCCGGATCCTTTGAGGAAATGACGAACCTTTCTAAGGCCTTCCGTATCCAGATACAAGAACTGGCCAGAATCGCAGACCCGGAGATTGAAAGAACACAGATTTCAAAGGACGGCACGAAAAAAATCCTCTTTAGACTGGAAGACGGTCTTTTTATCGAGAGTGTCCTCATTTCGGGGAAAAATCACTGGACAATTTGCGTTTCCACACAGGCCGGATGCCGGATGGGGTGCACATTCTGCATGACCGGCAAGCAGGGTTTTAAAAGAAATCTCCTCCCCTCGGAAATCACCGGACAGATAACCATGCTCCGGACCAGCATGCCGGAAGGAGACAATATCAAAAACATCGTGATGATGGGGATGGGAGAACCCCTGGCCAACTATGAAAATACCGTCAAGGCAATCAGGATAATCACTTCCGACTTCGGATTTGGTTTTTCAAACAGGAAGATCACCGTATCCACCTGCGGGGTTGCGCCGATGATCGGGCAACTGGGAAAAGATATCTGCGTCAACCTCGCCATTTCCTTGAACGCACCGGATAATAAAACACGGGATATGCTCATGCCTATTAACAGGACATATCCACTTAAAATACTGCTTGACGCTTGCCGGAACTATCCCATGCCCGGGCGGAGAATGCTCACCTTTGAATATATCCTGATCGCGGGCATTAATGATTCTCCCGAAGATGCCCGGAAGCTGGCACTTCTTCTCAAAGGGATCAGATGCAAGCTCAACCTGATCGCTTTTAATGAATATCCCGGCTCCACCTTCAGAACTCCTTCAGAGGAGAAAATTAAAGCGTTTCAGCACGTCCTTCTCAACCACCACTACACATCGATCATCCGGGCAAGCAAGGGAAGCGACATCTTAGCGGCCTGCGGTCAGTTAAGCGGGCAAGCCAACGAAAGGGGGTGA
- a CDS encoding CoA transferase, which translates to MPEVFKDYVKNKFKKPAPLKGIRVVEVCTLLFGPAGPSFLAEMGAEVIKIELPPAGDVTRSLNPFGWFYKEQGPMFIHINPSKYYMALDLHIDIAQNIFKELCAKADIVEFNLRPAVTNRWNIGYEDIKKVNPGIIYIEKNGFGQWGRYAEEDRPSNDGAAQALSGYAWLSSFPNRPPLKQSIWICDVYGAMMGEVAVLAALHHRKKTGKGQYIEMSQSENIMRAMGWVWPYQQMTGKGAEPSGNRDQCICPADTFLCKDGNFAALAAPAPDEFKGLCTAIGKLELAEDPRFKDHATRLKDENALTILKIIADWAVTKTADEIENLGKHHGFAASRLHTAKDEFEDTHRRDRGFIKEIDDPLYGKYVDHEFPVMMSKTPPKHRWGVRPVGFDNDYIMTKILGRNQIQLNELYAHGVLGKWKDQQGRRPPSDWDGQSGAILRR; encoded by the coding sequence ATGCCTGAAGTCTTCAAAGATTATGTCAAAAACAAGTTCAAAAAACCGGCGCCCCTTAAGGGAATCAGGGTAGTAGAGGTCTGTACTCTGCTCTTCGGACCGGCCGGTCCGTCATTTCTCGCCGAAATGGGAGCCGAAGTGATCAAGATCGAATTACCCCCTGCAGGAGATGTGACCCGTTCCCTGAACCCCTTCGGTTGGTTTTACAAGGAACAGGGGCCCATGTTCATCCACATCAACCCATCGAAATATTACATGGCGCTGGATCTCCACATCGACATAGCGCAGAATATCTTCAAAGAGCTTTGCGCAAAAGCGGACATTGTCGAGTTCAACCTCCGCCCCGCGGTAACGAATCGATGGAACATCGGTTATGAAGATATCAAGAAAGTAAACCCCGGTATTATTTACATTGAAAAGAACGGATTCGGCCAGTGGGGCCGTTATGCCGAGGAGGACCGCCCATCTAACGACGGTGCGGCCCAGGCCCTTTCCGGCTATGCCTGGTTATCCAGTTTTCCGAACCGGCCCCCGCTCAAGCAGAGCATCTGGATCTGCGACGTCTACGGGGCCATGATGGGAGAGGTTGCGGTGCTGGCGGCTCTCCATCATAGGAAAAAAACGGGAAAAGGACAGTATATCGAAATGTCCCAGAGCGAGAATATCATGCGCGCCATGGGGTGGGTATGGCCCTACCAGCAGATGACAGGCAAGGGAGCGGAACCTTCGGGAAACAGAGACCAGTGTATCTGCCCTGCCGATACATTCCTCTGTAAAGACGGAAACTTTGCGGCTCTTGCGGCTCCGGCGCCGGATGAATTCAAGGGACTCTGTACGGCTATAGGTAAGCTGGAATTGGCTGAAGATCCCAGATTTAAGGATCATGCGACCCGGCTTAAAGATGAAAATGCCCTGACCATCCTTAAAATCATTGCCGACTGGGCAGTCACCAAAACGGCCGACGAGATTGAAAACCTTGGCAAGCACCACGGTTTCGCGGCGAGCCGGCTTCACACCGCCAAGGATGAATTTGAGGATACCCACCGCAGGGACCGTGGCTTCATCAAAGAGATCGACGACCCCCTCTACGGGAAGTACGTGGATCACGAATTCCCCGTAATGATGTCAAAAACCCCGCCGAAACACCGCTGGGGTGTCAGACCCGTCGGTTTTGATAACGACTACATCATGACGAAGATTCTCGGGAGGAACCAGATCCAGCTCAACGAACTCTATGCACACGGGGTACTGGGAAAATGGAAGGACCAGCAGGGTCGCAGGCCGCCCTCAGATTGGGACGGACAATCAGGCGCTATATTAAGGAGGTGA
- a CDS encoding CoA transferase → MADYKRAKWADWADHIRSLDDPAKTFEKPEALDDLVVIDISSRSMAGCYCSSLLAELGAETIRIETPGGDLVRTYSPNGIMVKDTGLAYLQEGRNKYHITLNLETEEGRDILRSLVGQADILIETYPAGIMDEWGIGYEELSAINPRLIFTSISTFGQFGPESGRKQYDYDNVSQARSSIQYATGEVLPEGKTVEEMPYAVPTKAGPWIAWSVSGTYAAMGVLAALYYRDLTGEGQAIDVSTPEAYGRLNDYQLMWYGEGGVINERFGSLDTALWLYGFYPTKDGGVFLGGLRLEMWKAFVDMIGKYDEWKAEEWTTLAPFMKKDWQLKYQSMIDPLTSQYTSEELTKKSVEYAKSGRLAPITPVVAEIMSPWKAMHDETWLDRGMFTPVQDPVYGSVLCAQAQWKATETPPRTKWVCRPVGYDNGFIYLKYLGYGPVKLKELATNGIV, encoded by the coding sequence ATGGCAGATTACAAAAGAGCAAAATGGGCGGACTGGGCGGACCACATCAGGTCACTGGACGATCCGGCGAAGACCTTCGAGAAACCTGAAGCTCTGGACGACCTTGTGGTAATCGATATAAGTTCACGGAGTATGGCAGGGTGCTACTGTTCTTCACTGCTTGCCGAACTCGGCGCAGAGACCATTCGTATAGAGACGCCGGGAGGCGATCTGGTCAGGACCTATTCTCCAAACGGGATCATGGTGAAAGATACGGGCCTTGCATATCTCCAGGAGGGAAGAAACAAGTACCATATAACATTGAACCTGGAAACGGAAGAAGGAAGGGACATCCTCAGATCCCTTGTCGGTCAGGCGGACATCCTGATTGAGACCTATCCTGCAGGGATCATGGATGAGTGGGGAATCGGCTATGAAGAGCTTTCCGCGATCAATCCCCGCCTCATTTTTACATCCATTTCCACCTTCGGCCAGTTTGGCCCGGAGAGTGGAAGAAAACAGTATGATTATGACAACGTATCCCAGGCCCGCTCCAGCATACAGTATGCGACGGGAGAGGTTTTGCCGGAAGGGAAAACCGTGGAAGAAATGCCGTACGCAGTTCCCACAAAAGCGGGACCCTGGATTGCGTGGTCTGTCTCCGGTACTTACGCGGCTATGGGCGTCCTGGCGGCCCTCTATTATAGAGACCTGACAGGGGAAGGCCAGGCCATCGATGTATCCACCCCGGAAGCCTATGGCCGCCTGAACGATTACCAACTCATGTGGTACGGCGAAGGCGGAGTTATCAACGAGCGCTTCGGTAGTCTTGACACGGCTTTATGGCTGTATGGTTTTTATCCGACTAAAGACGGCGGTGTCTTCCTCGGCGGTCTCCGTTTGGAGATGTGGAAGGCCTTCGTGGATATGATAGGAAAATACGATGAGTGGAAAGCCGAGGAATGGACTACCCTTGCGCCTTTCATGAAAAAAGACTGGCAGCTCAAATATCAGTCTATGATCGATCCATTAACTTCACAGTACACGAGTGAGGAACTCACAAAAAAATCGGTTGAATACGCGAAAAGCGGCCGGTTGGCGCCTATCACTCCGGTCGTGGCGGAGATCATGTCACCCTGGAAAGCGATGCACGATGAAACCTGGCTGGATCGGGGAATGTTCACACCGGTTCAGGATCCTGTCTACGGCTCTGTGCTGTGCGCCCAGGCGCAGTGGAAGGCGACGGAGACGCCGCCCCGAACCAAATGGGTATGCCGGCCTGTCGGTTACGACAACGGATTTATTTATCTGAAGTATCTTGGATATGGTCCGGTAAAACTGAAAGAACTGGCAACTAATGGTATTGTCTAA